One window of Thermacetogenium phaeum DSM 12270 genomic DNA carries:
- a CDS encoding 50S ribosomal protein L25/general stress protein Ctc translates to METISLQAQLRERGTKGSVRALRNQGMLPAVLYGKEVGNVLLSVPTKSLEQVITNHSIGSTLINLDVADGEKGGSYLVMCREIQRDPVRRELLHADFYQVDLTEEIETEIPVVLVGEAPGVKQGGILQNMLRTVIVSSLPTQIPERLEADISKLEIGDQLTVGDLEPPAGVRIVSSRESVIALVIPPAIEEEEGEEAAEEAEGVEAGTAPEQGEE, encoded by the coding sequence ATGGAAACCATCAGCTTGCAGGCTCAATTGCGAGAGCGCGGCACCAAAGGTAGCGTCCGCGCACTGCGCAATCAGGGGATGCTGCCTGCCGTTCTCTACGGAAAAGAGGTGGGGAATGTCCTTTTAAGCGTTCCCACTAAGTCGCTGGAGCAGGTCATAACCAACCACAGCATCGGCAGCACCTTGATCAACCTGGATGTTGCCGACGGGGAAAAAGGCGGCTCTTACCTGGTGATGTGCCGGGAGATCCAGCGTGACCCCGTGCGGCGTGAGCTCCTGCACGCGGATTTCTACCAGGTTGACCTGACCGAGGAGATCGAAACGGAGATCCCTGTGGTTCTCGTCGGGGAGGCCCCCGGTGTCAAACAGGGCGGTATTCTGCAAAACATGCTGAGAACGGTCATCGTTTCCTCTCTGCCTACGCAGATCCCGGAGAGACTGGAAGCCGATATCAGCAAGCTGGAAATCGGCGACCAGCTGACCGTAGGCGACCTGGAGCCGCCGGCAGGTGTGAGGATCGTTTCCAGCCGGGAATCGGTAATCGCCCTGGTGATTCCTCCGGCGATCGAAGAAGAAGAGGGAGAAGAAGCAGCAGAGGAAGCAGAAGGTGTGGAGGCTGGCACTGCTCCGGAGCAGGGAGAGGAGTAA
- the pth gene encoding aminoacyl-tRNA hydrolase — translation MFAWLRDVLRPAPADPPAKIVCGLGNPGHSYMNTRHNAGYRVVARLAAQAGGKWVQHRRLANLCRVEIDGVRALLVQPLTFMNLSGRAVKPLLRRWHLSPEALLVIHDDLDLPPGSIRLRPGGSSGGHKGVQSIIDHLNSTAFCRLRIGIGRPQDGSVVDYVLMPFTRKERQDMEAVWDYACDAARCWIAEGIEAAMNRFNRRAP, via the coding sequence ATGTTTGCCTGGTTGCGGGATGTGCTGCGGCCTGCGCCTGCGGACCCTCCTGCCAAGATCGTCTGTGGACTGGGCAACCCCGGCCACAGTTATATGAACACGCGCCATAATGCCGGCTACCGGGTCGTGGCCAGGCTGGCCGCTCAGGCCGGGGGAAAGTGGGTGCAGCACAGACGCCTGGCCAATCTCTGCCGGGTGGAGATCGATGGGGTCCGGGCGCTGCTCGTTCAGCCGTTGACCTTTATGAACCTGAGCGGGCGGGCCGTCAAGCCGCTGCTGCGCCGCTGGCACCTCTCTCCGGAGGCGCTGCTGGTAATCCACGATGACCTCGACCTTCCTCCCGGCAGCATCAGGCTGCGACCCGGTGGGAGTTCCGGTGGGCATAAAGGGGTTCAGTCCATTATCGATCACCTCAACAGCACCGCTTTTTGCCGGCTGCGCATCGGGATCGGGAGGCCGCAGGACGGTTCCGTAGTGGACTACGTGCTGATGCCCTTTACCCGAAAAGAAAGACAGGACATGGAGGCCGTTTGGGATTATGCCTGTGATGCGGCGCGCTGCTGGATAGCTGAGGGTATCGAAGCCGCCATGAACCGCTTCAACAGGCGGGCTCCTTAA
- a CDS encoding phage holin family protein: MAEEERGAGGGISQTVGQGWLAHIVRFIVAAIVLMVVSYITPGFTRLSFWHALLAAVLIAAIGFGLEAIFGRNISPYARGGVGFVVSAVIFYLLQFIIPGLRVTVLGALIAAAIVGIIDMFVPTGVR; this comes from the coding sequence ATGGCAGAGGAAGAAAGGGGTGCCGGCGGCGGTATTTCCCAAACTGTAGGCCAGGGCTGGTTGGCTCACATTGTGAGGTTCATTGTCGCTGCCATCGTCCTGATGGTCGTGAGCTACATCACGCCCGGTTTCACCAGGCTGTCTTTTTGGCATGCCCTTCTAGCCGCCGTTTTGATCGCGGCCATCGGTTTCGGCCTGGAGGCCATCTTTGGGCGCAATATATCCCCTTACGCCCGGGGTGGTGTGGGGTTCGTCGTCTCGGCGGTGATCTTTTACCTGCTCCAGTTCATCATTCCGGGTCTCCGGGTGACGGTCTTGGGAGCATTGATTGCGGCGGCTATCGTAGGTATTATCGATATGTTTGTGCCAACGGGAGTACGCTGA